From one Aquila chrysaetos chrysaetos chromosome 7, bAquChr1.4, whole genome shotgun sequence genomic stretch:
- the MAP3K7CL gene encoding MAP3K7 C-terminal-like protein isoform X1 encodes MAGSKQLEQTSKSIDSSAHMITTARVPADKPVRIAFSLSDSPDDASSENFPLAFPELDQQLQPLPPCHDSKESMQVYKQHCKIAEEYHEVKKEIALLEERKKELIARLEQVEKESMDAAQLAKEYAELTEENRTLKLAQTQCVEQLEKLRIQYQKRQGSS; translated from the exons ATGGCGGGGAGCAAGCAG CTGGAACAAACAAGTAAAAGCATTGACTCAAGTGCCCACATGATCACCACCGCCAGGGTACCTGCTGATAAGCCAGTACGAATTGCCTTCAGCCTGAGTGACTCCCCAG ATGATGCTTCCTCTGAAAATTTCCCTTTGGCATTTCCAGAACTAGATCAGCAGCTgcag ccACTGCCTCCTTGTCATGACTCTAAGGAATCTATGCAGGTGTACaaacagcactgcaaaataGCAGAAGAGTACCATGAGGTCAAGAAAGAAATTGCTCTGctggaagaaagaaa AAAGGAGCTGATTGCCAGGCTGGaacaagtggaaaaagaaagcatggatGCTGCTCAGCTGGCGAAGGAGTATGCAGAACTGACAGAGGAGAACCGAACACTGAAGCTGGCCCAGACACAGTGTGTAGAGCAACTGGAAAAGCTCAGAATAC
- the MAP3K7CL gene encoding MAP3K7 C-terminal-like protein isoform X2 yields MITTARVPADKPVRIAFSLSDSPDDASSENFPLAFPELDQQLQPLPPCHDSKESMQVYKQHCKIAEEYHEVKKEIALLEERKKELIARLEQVEKESMDAAQLAKEYAELTEENRTLKLAQTQCVEQLEKLRIQYQKRQGSS; encoded by the exons ATGATCACCACCGCCAGGGTACCTGCTGATAAGCCAGTACGAATTGCCTTCAGCCTGAGTGACTCCCCAG ATGATGCTTCCTCTGAAAATTTCCCTTTGGCATTTCCAGAACTAGATCAGCAGCTgcag ccACTGCCTCCTTGTCATGACTCTAAGGAATCTATGCAGGTGTACaaacagcactgcaaaataGCAGAAGAGTACCATGAGGTCAAGAAAGAAATTGCTCTGctggaagaaagaaa AAAGGAGCTGATTGCCAGGCTGGaacaagtggaaaaagaaagcatggatGCTGCTCAGCTGGCGAAGGAGTATGCAGAACTGACAGAGGAGAACCGAACACTGAAGCTGGCCCAGACACAGTGTGTAGAGCAACTGGAAAAGCTCAGAATAC
- the MAP3K7CL gene encoding MAP3K7 C-terminal-like protein isoform X3, with the protein MPLPPCHDSKESMQVYKQHCKIAEEYHEVKKEIALLEERKKELIARLEQVEKESMDAAQLAKEYAELTEENRTLKLAQTQCVEQLEKLRIQYQKRQGSS; encoded by the exons ATG ccACTGCCTCCTTGTCATGACTCTAAGGAATCTATGCAGGTGTACaaacagcactgcaaaataGCAGAAGAGTACCATGAGGTCAAGAAAGAAATTGCTCTGctggaagaaagaaa AAAGGAGCTGATTGCCAGGCTGGaacaagtggaaaaagaaagcatggatGCTGCTCAGCTGGCGAAGGAGTATGCAGAACTGACAGAGGAGAACCGAACACTGAAGCTGGCCCAGACACAGTGTGTAGAGCAACTGGAAAAGCTCAGAATAC
- the MAP3K7CL gene encoding MAP3K7 C-terminal-like protein isoform X4 → MQVYKQHCKIAEEYHEVKKEIALLEERKKELIARLEQVEKESMDAAQLAKEYAELTEENRTLKLAQTQCVEQLEKLRIQYQKRQGSS, encoded by the exons ATGCAGGTGTACaaacagcactgcaaaataGCAGAAGAGTACCATGAGGTCAAGAAAGAAATTGCTCTGctggaagaaagaaa AAAGGAGCTGATTGCCAGGCTGGaacaagtggaaaaagaaagcatggatGCTGCTCAGCTGGCGAAGGAGTATGCAGAACTGACAGAGGAGAACCGAACACTGAAGCTGGCCCAGACACAGTGTGTAGAGCAACTGGAAAAGCTCAGAATAC